The DNA segment CCCTTTAATTTACCTACTTCCTCCTGTTCAAAAAAGATGACGTGCTATATTTGTCATATATTGCAAGATactaaaatattaaaagaaactgtaatgaataaaaatattcacATACCTGAAAACTGGACTTCCATCACTTAAATAATTTATCTGAAGTTACAAAATACACACACTGAAATATCTTTGTAAGAAATAGCTATGTATGATAGCAGAGATAGTTTTGCCTTTGATAATCTAACTGACCTATTTCTAGAGCAAAGATACCTAGACAGTGTTGCTACCTAAGATTTTTCATATACAGTAAATTCTCCCTATCTACTACAACAGGTAGTGCAAATAAAGACATTCTTTGGgttgcaatttttaaaatcttcaacACACTATTAGCAAATTAATAAGTAACAAAATACCGTACTATAAAACACCTTAACTTAACATTACATTATCCTGTTACCTGTTTAAAAGAGATCACAAAAATGACTAAGCCATATAATCAATCTGTCCAAAAAGATATGTTAgatctttatttaaataaatatatcttAGAAGTGAATATATATTTTTCCCCGTTAGTTTAACTTCAAACATTACAGAGAACCACTCATTTGGTATCCCACCCAAGTTACCAGAATATCTTTAAATATGATACTGTACAGCCTTGCTTTAAACAGAACTGGCCGAAAGCAACGAAGTAATCCTTTTTGAGAACCTTATGTACAGAAGTTGGGACTGCATGTACCCAACACATTCTGTAGCAGAACAGCCTACAGATATGTTAGTGTCAACTATTGCTTTGCCTTAGCCAGAGGTAAAAAGCTTTTCTTGAATCAAATCAAATCTAATGCAGATGAAGCAGCTTAAGTTGATCTTGTATGCTATCTAATGTTGTTTGCTGCATGTACACGTTTACTTGAAGTTACTGGCACCAGATTACCACTGGTTCCATTGGTAGTATTTGTTGCCGAGCCGTTCACAACAATGTAGTCCACTTTGTTTTCCAATTTCACCAGACGTTGTAAGATGTCATCCAGAAGAACAGCAATTGTTCTTTTGAGATCAGCTgaagaagacaaaacaaaaaagtaatatTGAATACTGTTAATTTATATTACAGCAGCATGTGAGAAAATTGTGCATTTGAACGTTTATGTCTTCGCAATTGCTTTTCTTGATTCCTGGCTTTGTTTGGAGTAGTGAAAAGATAGAGTGTGCTTTAATTCTCATTCTACATATGAACCTCTAGATATCCATATTTTTAAAGTGTTATTTCTTATTTTTAGCATACTAGAAGACACTATCACAAAAGCAAAATGAGAAGTAGCCCGCAGAATGTAAAATTATGTTAGtcttcccttctcttcctcccatgTTTTGTTTAAGAAGTGAATGTTTAAGGGTAACATTTTGGACTTTTATCCGCAACAGCAGTAGAAAAGAAATGAATTGAATCTGTATTACAACTTTTGGCAGTGGACAGCATTAGAAAGCACTTACACTTCTCCAACCTAGATGAAATGGATCCTAATGATCTCCTTCTACAGTCTCTTTCCAATTATTGTATACGTTCAGAACTTCTCTGCCGCAAGGACAAGGTAAAGTATTATTGCAATATACAATGTAATTCTTAAAGCAGAAAAAAGGATATAGtttctttcctattttaaaatCTTGGATGTACAGATTTAAACTTAAATTGATCAAAATCAAAATTTGTGAGGAGTCTATGTGCTATAAAAAAAGAAGCATGATGGACAAGGACCCTACTGATATTATACAAACAGTTAATCAGGTGTGGGAAGGAAAAACCACCCATAGGCAATACCACAATTCAATAATCAACATtaatttgacaaaacaaaaaaaaaccctcaactcTTCACTGTatgtattctttcaaaattattttaaatttctttgaaaTTTGAGATTCATCTGGCCTGATCCTTAGTTTTACAAGATTTGTTGTTATTTGGATTTATCTTATTCTCTGTCTATGAACAAATTAACAAATTGTATTGTTTTAAATATATCTCAAATAATTCCTTTGCACAGAACCAAGGAATAGAAATCAAGTCATAGATGTActtccccctccgccccccacatCATAAAGTGTCTTGAGTTAAGGATTTTGACACCCTCAAATACCGGACCTGACTTTCACACAGTAACAGAAATTTACTTTCAACTAGCATTCCTTCTTAGATGGGGCAGTAAGTATAGTAATGATTCTCTCTGTATATAAAATCcaaatttctctctttcttgAAAAAACTAATTCCTCTTTATGTCTATATTACATGTATCCTCACAGAAGCTTTTGTTCTGCATGACAGAATACAGGTGGGCAATTAGTTTCTTCTATCTAGTTCTCAGAAATTTAAGGCAGAATGAAACACTGGAGAATAGTGTAGGAAATTTAAGTAGATTGTATTTATAAAATTTGAGGTTAGGACACCTAGACAAATCATGAGACCGGGAATGCAGAGTTTAAAGTATtacattttgaaagagaaaatgttCTATCATTTATATTAAACAGCTATCAGTACCTAAACCACACACAGAGCTCTATTACATTCTAGATGAACATGGActgtagcaggggtcagcaacccccagcacaggtgccacgaGTGGCATGTGAGCAGATTTTCACTGGCACGCAAaaaatgggagctcagccctgcacctccttcctcatgcagctgggagcttggtcaaaagaccagctaatgctaccaaccaccacctaaccagtaaagttctgcatctttatttatttattaatgaggctgttgtaaataggcctattagtgactttaaagagtatcactggcactcactgtcaacaaaggtcaaatttcagtactctgcctcagaaaggatgctgacccctgggctataGTCATATAGCAGATGCACAAAACAACAGCACACAGTGGCATCAGAGAAGAATATAGTGAGGCAAATATAACAAGGCCTGAAATTTGGAACACTCTActgccatctgtaaaataaggGTCAGATTCTGTCCCCACCTCTCTAATTCTGCCATCATGTCGGCATCTCCTCATTTGTTAATagtggaagagaaaaaaaaagttaagataTAAGAGCAATGAAAAGGAAGAAACACATGAAGTAACAGTGTTTAGGTAGTAAAGtgttttaattttacatttaatGCCTATATTATGAATGTAATCCTTCATATTAGTGTGGAGAAAACCCCGAGAGCACTATTTGCAgtatgtggaaaaaataaaacaacctaATAATCAGGCTGACATAAaaattactactactattacagCTACGTTTAAAgtacaaatattaaaataagttAGTCCTTAAAACTAAGTCTTATCAGTGGACACACATTCAGCACATATTCTTTTGAAGATTTCCATGTACCATTTACAATAATGTTTAATAATTGTACCAAAAGCAATTTAGAACAAAAAAGTCTGTGTTTATTTAATCTTACCATATCCTGCCATTGAAGCTCCATTACCACCATTcattatgtttttattttcttctgctaGTGCTTTCACATATCTTTTACTTAAGTCTAATATCTGTTCACGCAATTCAGCGctgctttggtgccttggatGCTGAAAAGTGTAGCGCAGCAACATCAAGCCCCAAATGAATCCAAATACCAGCAACAACAAACTCAGTTTCTGGGACATGTTTTTTCTTGAAAATGTTAAAAACATTTCTGATGAAGGCTGCAGATGAGTCTTGATTTCACGAAAAATAATTCAGTCTGAAGTTGTCATGGTATTTACAGATCAGTCAAAGGCAAGATCTTCACAAAGTAACAAATCTTCTGCATGGACCATCTTAAATGCATTTTCTCCATGTTACTTGATTCCTAAATTTAAAGTATTACATGATTAGTCAAAATGTTCattcactgaaaaaaatgaacaaaaaaaatgtGTAAGTTTAGTAAACGTAAAGTAGCTAAATATAGGAACTATAGTGGTTTGACTGACAATGTATTTTATTGGCAAGGCTCAAGAATATAATCAAGAAAAGCTCATCCCCCCGCCCTCCCATGATCGTAAGGGCAAAACAGTTTCAATAGCGCAAAGTTTGAAAAATTAAATAGATGATTTTGACACTTTTATATTGACGTTAATAACTTACACAATGCTCAAAATACTTTAGCAGTCTGTTTAGACCAGAATTAATTGCATTCAGGATCATCAGCTAACTATTGAGTCCTAAGAAGCCCTAATAAATTCTATTGTAAATTCTTTGCTACCTCCAGCACCCATTAGGCTTCAGATATTGTAGATCAAGTACATAGTAATTACAATTGATAACATATAATCACTCAAGTCATAGCTTATACAGGATACAAAGATTAACACGACTAAATCTTGTGATATTGTTGGGATTTTTCACAAAAGTCATCATGGCCCCAGTATTTATCTTCAGTAAAAGATGTCAGCAGAATGATCTTCAGTACCTTTCTGATCAAATGGCTCAGTATCATCTCTGAAGGAATACCGCAGCCTCACACTGACTCACCAACCAGTTAGGAGGAAGGATAAATTGTCTTTGAACAAAGAGAACAACAGGACCCGATAATAAGAGTGCAGGTTAAGTGCACTATTTATGAATGTTTTGGGGAAATATCCCTGTTTACTAGATCAGAGAACTCAGAAATCATTGGATACTTCCCAGGAACTGTAAAATAATAGCCAATAAATTAGCAAATTAGACATCAATACAAAATGCAAGAATTAAGAAGTCCCATGGACTGTGTATACAAGGGAAGTCACATCACGAGGATCAACTTGGCCAAGAAAAGTGGTAGTTTTCCACATTCTATCTACAAACCAAAACCCACACACTCATGACACTAAGATGAGATACAACTCCAAGAGGACTTGTGCTCATCTTCATATTTGTTCTTGTTTCCTGTAGACTTTAATCAGACACGAAATAGTAAGCAAAGGTGATATTTACATCATAATATTTAGCTCCAGGGATTACAATGATATTGACTGAAGCAACTCACATCTCTCAGAACTGTGTACTAAAGCTGAATAAGTTTATCAATCTGTTCACATTCTGAAGATGGTGGTGGTACATATAACACGTGAGATGGATGGAAGGGATACTACCTCTTTCTAGAAatcccagccattcagttaactaaattacTTGAAAAAGAtaaacccagagatagtgggttcctgaaaatctccaggaagtGTTGGTAGGCTGCCAAGTGAGTCAAGGGGAAGAATGTACATGATTTGAATTGAACATGTAATCTGCTGCTACAGTCTGTGTGAAAAAGGTGATCTGGGAGAGATGGATTAAACCAGGAACCAGACATGGAATTTCCAGTTTTAAACTTGAAACAACAAATATGTGAGTAGAAAGTTTAGTcagacatggattttttttttttaattttaggttTGGTTTGTGGGACTTCTCTGTCCGATGTACGTATCGCacatacactgtaacttttaaccAAATCCCAGAGAAGCAATTCTCTCTTTTAGTCTACCTATTTTAGCTGCTCTGTAATGCCTAGCAACCTAGTATACTTACCAAGCATGTCTTCTTTGGCTAATAAAATCACCTTCTCGAGGCTTTTATccaattcctgtgtcctagatTCTGGGCGCATCTGCCtgtgactgaaaggtcagctataaAGAAACTTCAatttctcctctctcccctgaGGTAGGATTAAGATTTTGGGATTACCCCATAGGGAGACATTCTAGGTGCATCTTCCTGTGTTCTCAAAAGGTGTTTTTGTACTTGGGTGGTAGCAGAGTATCACCCAGGGTCAGAGATTCCGTGTTCTTGGGGAGTTTTCTTACGCAAAAACCTCTAGTGGCTAGCTACTTTTAAGttcttgcaggcccccaccttctgcactcaaagtgGGGAACAGCTTTAACAACCACCAATATCCTTATTTTTCAAAGTGAAACCTGGATTATGGAGCACAAGATTGGCACCACCCAGAAAAAAACATCAGTTTAATGACCTGCTGAAAATAAGCTCAAGTAGACAGACCACAGGTCATGTCAGAGAGAAAGTCCCTCTTTAAATCATAACTGGAAAGttatattttgttagtcgttaaagtgctacatgactgcttttttattccaTTCTAGTTATATgagtaggcccattgctcagtgaggagggagaaacagtaacaagaaacttggaaatggcagagatgcttaatgacttctttgtttcggtcttcaccgagaagtctgaagaaggaatgcctaacatagtgaacgCTAGTGGGAAAGCGagaggtttagaagataaaataaaaaaagaacaagttaaaaattacttagaaaaattacatCTCTGcatgtcaccagggcctgatgaaatgcatcctagaatactcaaggagctgagagaggaggtatctgaaccaCTAgttatctttggaaaatcatgggagacaggaaactggaaaaaggcaaatatagtgcccatccataAAAAGGGGGATAAaaaaatgcaggaaactacagaccgctcagtttaacttctgtggcaggaaagataatggaacaagtaattaaagaaatcatctgcaaacacttggaaggtggtaaagtgatagggaagagccagcatggatttgtaaagaacaaatcatgtcaaacaatAGGATAAAGTTTCTTTGATAGGAcaataagccttgtggataagggagaagcagtggatgtggtttacctagactttagtaaggcatttggtgCGGTCTCgggtgatattcttatcaataaactcggtaaatacaacttagatgaggccactataaggt comes from the Carettochelys insculpta isolate YL-2023 chromosome 2, ASM3395843v1, whole genome shotgun sequence genome and includes:
- the CCDC126 gene encoding coiled-coil domain-containing protein 126, which produces MFLTFSRKNMSQKLSLLLLVFGFIWGLMLLRYTFQHPRHQSSAELREQILDLSKRYVKALAEENKNIMNGGNGASMAGYADLKRTIAVLLDDILQRLVKLENKVDYIVVNGSATNTTNGTSGNLVPVTSSKRVHAANNIR